The following proteins come from a genomic window of Flavobacteriales bacterium:
- a CDS encoding MerC domain-containing protein has protein sequence MLLTRKSDVLGAFFSTLCIVHCTITPFLFVAQTCTATCCESSPEWWQYLDYAFIIISFFAVATSVKYTTKKWMIYAFWASWIAFVLVIINSSVGGYSIPSVLKHVPSAMLIGLHLYNKKYCSCEDGVCVQSENK, from the coding sequence ATGTTGCTAACACGAAAATCTGATGTTTTAGGGGCGTTTTTTAGTACACTATGCATTGTACATTGTACGATAACACCATTTCTTTTTGTTGCGCAGACATGTACAGCAACTTGTTGTGAATCATCACCTGAATGGTGGCAATACTTAGATTATGCTTTTATTATAATCTCTTTTTTTGCAGTAGCAACATCGGTTAAATACACAACAAAAAAATGGATGATATATGCTTTTTGGGCAAGTTGGATAGCTTTTGTGTTAGTAATAATAAATAGTAGTGTAGGTGGCTATTCAATTCCAAGTGTTTTGAAGCATGTTCCTTCTGCAATGTTAATAGGTTTACATTTATATAACAAAAAGTATTGTAGCTGTGAAGATGGCGTATGTGTACAATCAGAAAATAAATAG
- the folE gene encoding GTP cyclohydrolase I FolE: MESEKIEFIGDNHISTSVETPLRPDAFVKSDEEKIENIKHHFSKIMEELGLDLSDDSLAGTPSRVAKMYVKELFYGLNPKNRPSTTTFNNKYNYKKMLIEQDIVIDSACEHHFLPMIGYAHVGYIPNDKVIGLSKLNRLVDYYAHRPQVQERLCEQICNDLQRTLGTESVIVVIHSKHLCVSSRGIKDKSSFTTSVAHGGDFEDEVVRNEFYELISMGKV, encoded by the coding sequence ATGGAAAGCGAGAAAATAGAATTTATAGGAGATAATCATATTTCAACAAGTGTAGAAACACCTTTACGGCCTGATGCTTTTGTTAAATCAGATGAGGAAAAAATAGAGAATATAAAGCATCATTTTTCAAAAATTATGGAAGAGTTAGGTCTAGATTTATCTGATGATAGTTTAGCAGGGACACCATCAAGAGTTGCAAAAATGTATGTTAAAGAATTGTTTTATGGGTTAAACCCTAAAAATAGACCAAGTACAACGACTTTTAATAATAAGTATAATTATAAAAAGATGTTGATTGAGCAAGATATTGTCATTGATTCTGCTTGTGAGCATCATTTTTTACCTATGATTGGTTATGCTCATGTAGGATATATTCCTAATGATAAGGTGATAGGTTTATCTAAGTTGAATAGATTGGTAGATTATTATGCACATAGACCGCAAGTTCAAGAAAGATTGTGTGAACAGATTTGTAATGATTTACAAAGAACTCTGGGAACTGAGAGTGTTATTGTAGTTATTCATTCAAAACACCTTTGTGTGTCTTCTAGGGGAATAAAAGATAAATCTAGTTTTACAACATCAGTAGCTCATGGTGGAGACTTTGAGGATGAAGTTGTCAGAAATGAGTTTTATGAATTAATATCAATGGGGAAAGTGTAG